Genomic DNA from Thermus amyloliquefaciens:
CGCTCGGGGTCCACGCTGATGAAGACCACCTGCACCCTTGCCTGCTCTGAAGGGGAAAGCTCCTCATAGGCCCGCTTCAGGGCCAGCATGGTGGTGGGGCAGACGTCGGGGCAGTGGACGAAGCCGAAGAAGATGAGGACCAGCTTGTCCTTAAGCTGGGAAAGCTGTACCGGGCCCTGGGGCCCCTCGAGGGTGAAATCCACGGGCTTGGGGTTCAGAAGCCGGGTGCCGTAGAAGCTGTGGGCGCCCTTGGGGAGAAGAAGATAGGCCACCCCCACCAGGGCGAGGACCAGCAGGACGGGCAAGAGAGCTTTCGCCTTCATCGCTCCTCCACGGGCAGGATCACCTGGAGCCTGCTGCCATCTTGGAACTTCAACACCAAAACTACCTTCTCCCCCGCCTTCAGAGGACGCTTAAGCCCTTCCAGCATGAAGTGATACTTCCCCGGGCGGAACTCCACCTTGCTTCTTGGGGGGATGTCCAGGTAGGGAAGGGGGCGCATGCCCAGGACCACCTGGCCTCCCCGGTGTTCCCGGTTGTTCTGATGGAAGGAAACCCGCTCGGCCACCTCCGTTTCGGCTCCCACCAGGCGCAAGGGGGTCTTGCCCCGGTTTTCCAGGGTGAGGTAGGCGGCGGTGTCCTTCACCACCGGGGGCACCAGGCGGACCCAGCCCGGGGTGACCGCGGCCTGGGCCAGGGCCAGGCTTCCCAGCAGGATCAGGAGCCACCTCACGCGTTTACCTTACCAATCGGGAGGGGGACAAATGTACTCCGTGGTTTAGGGCACATTTCCTGGGAGTACGAATGTCCCGCTCCCCAGGCCTACCCTTAGTGTGATGCGCCCTTTGGGGTGGTGGCCCCTTTTCCTGGGCATGGCCCTGGCCGCACCGGTCCTTCAGCTGAGGGGGGAGGTGGAGGGACCCCTGGTTCTCACCACCCCGGGCCTGGTGGTGGAGGGGGAGGGGGCGGTGCTCCGGGGAAAGGAGGGGCACACCCTGCGCCTCCTGGCCCCGGGCATAACGGTGCGGGGGCTGAAGGTGGTGGGGGCGGGGCCGGGGGAGGACTTCTTTGAACCCGACGCCGCCATTTACCTGCGGGGGTGCGAGGGGTGCCTGCTGGAGGAGGTGACGGTGGAGGAAGCCCCCGCGGCGGTGCGGGTGGAGGACTCCCCAAGGGCGGTGGTGCGGGGCTTGAGGGCCAAAGGCCTGGGGGAGTCCCCGGGGGTTCTGGTCTACGGGAGCCCTGGGGTACGGGTGGAGGGAAGCCACCTCCTTGGCTACATGGACGCCATTTACGTGGAGTACAGCCCGGACATGGTCATCCGGGGGAACCTTTTGGAGGGGAACGGGCGCTACGGCTTCCACGTGATGTTTTCCTGGGGGGTGCGGGTGGAGGAGAACCTAAGCCGGGCGAACGGGGTTGGCAATGCGGTGATGCACGGGGCGCAGAACCGGGTGCGGGGAAACCGGCTTTACGGGCACAAAAGCCCGGTGGGCTATGGGCTTCTGGTCCAGGACGAACGGGGGACCGAGGTCCGGGAAAACCTGTTTGCGGAAAACACCCTGGGCCTGGTCCTTATGGACGCCCAAGGGGTGAGGGTGTGGGGCAATGGCTTCCAGGAAAACGGCACCGCCTTGCGCATCACCCGGGAGCGGGGAGGGAACTCGGCTTGGGTGGAGGGGAACGCGTTTCAGGGGAACCTCTACGACCTCCTGGTGGACGACCCCGGGGCCAAGGCCAAGGTGGTGGGTAACCGCTACGACCGGGCCTCGGGCCTCCCCGTCCCCCACCTACCCACGGGCGCCTTCGCCCTCCTCCTGGCCCGCCAGCCCGAGCTTTCCCTCTTCGCCCTCTCCCCAGGGGTGGTCCTCTGGGAGGCGGTGGAGGCCCAGGTGCCGGGCCTGCGGGGGGTAGCCCTGGCCGATCCCGCGGCCCAACCTTTGGCCAAGGAGGTCCGGACCCAGGGGGGGTGGCTGGTCCTCGGCCTTTTGGGGGGTGTCCTATGGTGGCGGTGGAGGGCCTGAGGAAGCGGGGCAGGCTCCTGGGGGTGAACCTCCGGGTGGAGGGGGGTGTGGTGGGCCTTTTGGGCCCCAACGGGGCGGGGAAGAGCACCCTTTTGGCCCTCCTCGCCGGCCGCCTCCGGCCCGATGGGGGGGAGGCCCGCCTCCTGGGGCGCACCCCCCGGGACCCCAAGGCCCTGCCCCTCCGGGCCTACCTCCCGCAAAGCCCCAGGCTTTTTCCCCACCTGCGGGCCCTCGAGGTCCTGGAGGGCGCCAGGCGGGCGAAAGGCCTGGGGAGGGAGGCTTTGCAGGAGGCGGTGGCGCGCATGGGCCTAGAAGGCCTTCTGCACCGGCCTGTGGCCGTTCTTTCCGGAGGCCAGCGCCAGCGCCTCGCCCTGGCCGCGGCCCTCATGGGGGACCCCCCCATCTGGCTCCTGGACGAGCCCACCGCCGCCTTGGACCCCAAGGGGCGGGAGCGCTTCTGGGCCTGGGTAGGGGCCAAGCGGGAGGGGGTGGTCCTCCTGGCCCTGCACCACGTGGAAGAGGCCCGGAGGGCGGACCGCCTGTTGCTCCTAAAGGAAGGTGGGGTGCTAGAGGAGGGCCCCCCGGACCAGGTTTTGGGCCCAAGGGGAGAACGTCTCCCCTGGCTAATGGAGGTGCTCTATGCGGAGTCGGCGTGAGGTGCTGAAGGCATTGGGCGGTTTGGCGCTGGCGGCTCCCGTGCTGGCCCAGCACCAGGGGCAAGGAGCCATGGGCGGGGCGGCCCCCGCCTCCGCGGGCGCGGCGATGCCCGCCAGGCCCATCCCTTGGGGGGATGGCCAGTGCGCCTTCTGCGGCATGCCCATCAAGACCCCCGAGGGCCAGTGGCGGGGGCGCACCTTCCCCCAGGGCTTCTTTGAGCAGACCTACAGCCAGATCGCCTTTGAGAAGCCAAGGCCCGCCCCCCACGATCCCAAGCGGGTGGTGGAGGCCTTGCACTTTGAGAGCATCGCCTGCATGGTGAACTACGCCTGGGTGCACGGGATTAGGGACGGGGAAGGGGCCACCTTCCACGTGGCCGACCGGGGGGCCTACGACCCCGCCCGCCCCCAGGAGAGCGTGCGCCTCGTTCCCGCCCGCCAGGCCACCTACTACTGGGGGGAGCGGATGATGGTGGTGATGAACGCCAGGCTGGTGGCCTTTGCGGACCCTGCCCAGGCCCGTGCCTTCGCAGAGCGGCACCGGGAGGCCCACGGGCGCCAGCGTTTCCTGGACTTCCAGACCCTCTGGGACCTGGCCCCCTTGCCGGAGATGAACCTGGTGGCCCTCCTGGCCCAGCACGCGGGGCTCTTGGGAGGCGGGGACCACGGGAGCCATTAGACTTCCCCCATGGACCGCAGGCGCTTTCTCTTGGGGTTGGCGTCCGGGGTGTTCCTCCCCCGGGCCCTGGCCGCCCCCCGGGCCCTTAGGGTGGGGGTGGAGGCCTGCCCCTACTGCTTCATGACCATCCTGGACGCCCGCCATGCGGCCCAGGCGGTGAACCCCCAGGGCAAGGCCTTCTTCTACGACGACCCCGCCTGCCTCCTGGACCAGCTGAACGGCTGGGGAGGGCCTTCCCTCGCCCCCAAGGAGGTCTACCTGGCGGACCACGCGGAGAGCACCCGCACCGCACCCAAGTGGGTGGCGGCGGAGAAGGCCCTCCTCTACCACAACCCCAAGGTGCGCACCCCCATGGGCTCGGGGCTATTGGCCTTTGGGAGCCGGGAGGCCCTGGAGCGCCACCTCAAGGAGCGGCCCGAGCGGGCCGGGGGGCGGGTGCTCACCTGGGCGGAGGCCCTCAAGGAAGGGGAGAAGCGCACCTGGGTGCCTGCCGCCTTCTTCCCCCCGCCCCCCAAGGCCCCATGACCGCCCTCTTCCTGAAGGAGATCTGGCGCAACCCCTGGACCTCGGGGCTGCTTTTCCTTCCCCCTCTCCTGGCCCTGGGCTTCCTGGGCCGGGGGGAGGGGGTGGGGCTCGTGGGGCTTTACTCGGGGCTTCTCCTCCTCCTGCCCCCCTTGGTCCTGGCCCTGGGGGTGCCCCTTTTGGCCTCGAGGGAGGAGTGGGCCTTCCTCCTGGGCCTGCCCCTCCGCCCCTTCCGGGGGTTCTTGCTGGGGGCCCTGGGGGTCTTCCTGGGCCTCGGCCTGCCCCTGGCCCTGGGCCTCCTTCTGGGGGCGGGGGTCTTGGGGCTTTCCGGGAAGGCCCTCCTTTGGCTCCTCCTTTCCGGGGTGGGGGTATTGGCCTTCTGGGTGGGGCTTGCCGCCCTGCTTTCCGCCCTCCTCTTGGAGGAGAGGCGGGCCCTGGGCCTAGGCTTTGCCCTCTTCGGCCTCCTAAACGTCCTCTACGGCCCCCTGGTGGTGGCCCTGGCGGTGCGCCTCAGGGACTACCCCCTGGAGGGCTTTCTCACCCTGGCCCTCCTCCTGAACCCCCAGGAGGTCCACCGGGTGGGGCTCCTTGCGGGCCTGAAGGCCCCTGTCCTCACCGGGCCCGTGGGCTATCTGGTGGCGGAGAGGCTGGGGGAGGTGGGGCCCCTTTTGGGGCTCGCTTACCTTTGCCTCCTGGCCTTGGCCTTGGCCTTGCTGGGGGCCCTGATCTTCGCCCGCCGGGACCGGTAGGATGGGGACCATGGAGATCCTGTTTACCACCCTGAGCGAGGTGCCGGGCCACCGGGTGGTTCAGGTCCTGGGCGTGGTCAGGGGGAGTACGGTGCGCTCCAAGCACCTGGGCAAGGACCTCCTGGCGGGGCTCCGCACCCTGGTGGGGGGGGAGATCCCCGAGTACACGGAGATGCTGCAGGAGGCCCGTCAGGAGGCGGAAAGGCGGATGCTGGAGGAGGCCCGGCGGCTAGGAGCCCATGCCGTCTTGGGGGTGCGGTACCTCACGGCCAACGTGCTCCAAGGAGCGGCGGAGATCCTGGTTTACGGCACCGCGGTCCGCCTAGAGCCCGTGAGGGAGCGTTAGATGCGGCTTGCGGCCGGCCTTCTCATCCTCCCTTTTTTCCTGCAGCTTCTGGGCTTCGGGAACACCCCCTTAGGGGGAGGGTTGTGCGGGGAGCTCTTCCTGGCGCAAAACCCCGCCTTGGCCTTCCAGACCCCAGGCTTTTGGTACGCCCTGCTCTTCATGGGGCTTTTGGCCTTGCAGCTGGGCTATGGCCTTTCCCTCCTCCTCCTGCCCCTTTTGGAGGTGCCCATAGGCCCCGCCTGGCTTCGCCTGGGCCGGTACCTGGTGGGGGTGATGGTGGGGCTTTTCCTCCTCACCCGCGCCGTGGGCCTTCCCGCCCCGGGGCCCGGGGGGTGGGTGCTGGAGCGGGCGCCCCTGGACCCCTTGTCCCTCCTCCTGGTGGGCCTTTCCCTGGCAGGGGGGATTCTCCTGAGGGAGAATGGGGGGCATGGAACGGCTGCTTGAGGTGATGCGCCGCCTTAGGGGGCCCGGGGGCTGCCCCTGGGACCGGGCCCAGACCCACGAAAGCCTCATCCCCTACCTTTTGGAGGAGGCCAGCGAGGCGGCGGATGCCCTTTTGGGTGGCGACGCCGAGGAGATGGCCGAGGAGCTTGGGGATGTGCTCCTGCAGGTGGCCTTCCACAGCGTCATCGCCGAGGAGGAGGGGCGGTTCTCCTATGCGGACGTGGAGAGAAGCATCGTGGACAAGCTCATCCGCCGCCACCCCCATGTCTTCGGGGAGGGCGCGGCCAAAACCCCGGAGGAGGTGAAGGCCCGCTGGGAGGAGCTGAAGGCGGAGGAGGGGAAGAAGGAGGAGCCCTGCGGGCTCCCCAAGCACCTTCCCACCCTGCTCCGCGCCTATGAGCTCCAGCGCAAGGGCGTGGATCCGGGAAGCGAGGAGGGCCTGAGGAGGGCCCTGGAGCGGGGAGACCTCGAGGAGGCGCTTTGGAACCTGGTGGGGCTTTTCGCCAAAAGGGGCCTGGACCCCGAGACCGCCTTAAGGCGGCGCTCCCTCAGGGCCTGCCAGGGGGGCTAGCCCTCCCCGAGGGCTTCCGCCTGGCGGCGGTGGCGGTGCCCCTTTTAGGGGAAAGCCTCCTCTTCACCCTAAGGAGCCCCCACCTGCCCACCCACGCGGGGCAGGTGAGCTTTCCCGGGGGGGTGGTGGAACCAGGGGAAACCCCCTTGGAGGCGGCTTTGCGGGAGGCGGCGGAGGAGGTGGGCCTCATGGGGGTGGAGCCCTTGGGCTTCCTCTCCCCCGTCCTTTCCCCTCAGGGCTTCCTGGTCCAGCCGGTGGTGGTCTACCGGGAGGACCTTCCCCCCTTGAGGCCGAGCCCGGAGGAGGTGGCCGAGGTCCTCCTGGCCCCCCTGGAGGAGCTCCTTAGGGTGGCGCCTTGGAGCGAAATCCGCCTGGGGCGCACGGTGTGGCACTTCCCCTGGCGGGGGGTGGACATCTGGGGGGTCACGGGGAATATCCTGAGGGAGTTCCTGGAGGTGTGGCGTGAGGCGCATCGGGATCCTCTTGGCGGACCTCTTTGACGAGCGGGAGTTCCTCTACCCCTACTACCGGGTGCAGGAGGCGGGCTATACGCCCCTGGTCATCGGGCCGGAGGCCAGGGAGTACCGGGCCAAGTCGGGCTTGGCCTGGAGGGCGGAGGTGAGCGCCAAGGAGGCCCCGGCCCTCGAGGGCCTCCTCATCCCCGGGGGCTTCGCCCCGGACTACCTGCGGAGGAGCCCGGAGGTGCTTTCCCTGGTGCGCCGGGTGGCGGAGGAGGGGAGGCCCATCGGGGCCATCTGCCACGCGGGCTGGGTGCTGGTGAGCGCCGGGCTCGTGCGGGGCAGGCGGGTCACGGGCTTCTTCTCCATCCGGGACGACCTGGAAAACGCCGGGGGGCTTTACCGGGAAGAGGGGGTGGTGGTGGACGGGAACCTGGTCACCGCCCAGGGCCCCCAGGACCTCCCCGGGTTCATGCGGGCTTTTCTGGGCCTTCTCCAGGGGTGAAGCGGGTCCCCGCTTCCCCGGAGAGCACCCGGGCCAAAACGCCCCGCTCCCCCTTGGCGATGGCCGCCCAGGGGGCTCCCGCCTCCAGGGCCCTTAGGGCCGCCTCCACCTTGGGGATCATCCCCCCTTGGACCACGCCCTGGGCCTTCAGGGCCTCCACCGCCTCGGCCGTGAGGTGGGGGAAGCGGGTTTGGGGGTCCTTGGGGTTCCTTAGGACCCCATCCACGTCGGTGAGGAAGACGGCAGGCCACCCTAAGGCCCCGGCCACCGCCCCGGCGGCGGTGTCCGCGTTCACGTTCAGGGGGCCCTCCTCGTCCAGGGCGATGGGGGCGAGGAGGGGGGTGTAGCCCCTTTCCAGTAGGTCCAAAAGGAGCTGGGTGTTCACCCCCACCACCTCCCCCACCCGCCCGAGCTCCGGCAGGGCCCGGCCCCGTAGGGCGAGGGCGTCCCGGCCCGAGAGGGCGAGGGCCCTTCGGCCCCGCCGGGAAAGCCCCTCCGCCAGGCGCTTGCCCGTGAGGCATAGGCTCATCTCCACCGCCTCCATCTGCTCCTTGGGGGTCACCCGCAGGCCCCCCACGAAGCGGCTTTGGAACCCGAGGCGCTCCAGGAGGGCCCCGATTTCGGGACCGCCCCCGTGCACCAGGACCAGGGGGCCGGGGTAGCCCGAAAGCTCGTCCAGGAGGGCCTCAGCCCCCCTCAGGCTTCCCCCCACCTTCACCAGGAGGGCTTCACTCAAGGTAGACCACCTCCTCGGGCAGGCCTTCCTCCTCCTCGGCCTCCAGGAGGTCCAAAAAGCCCAAAGCGGCGTGGTCGGGGTGGAGGCCGAAGGAAGCCGCCAGGGCCTGGACGGCGCTCACAGGGGGCATGGCCTGGGCCTTTGCCAGGAGGGGAAGGAGGTCTTCGGGGGCCCATAGGGCCTCCCCCAGTTCCGGGCCCTTCCGCAACTCCGCCCGCACCTGGCCTCCCTCCGCCCACAGGAAGAGGAGGTCCTCCTCCGCCAGGACCAGGAAGGCCAGGGTCTGGCCCAGGCGGGAAAGCCCTTCCAGGAAGGCGCGCACCCCTTCCGGGTTCTCCTCGGCCTCGAGGGCCTCGTGGTAAAGGCTCACCCAAGGGGGGTCGGGCACCAGGTAGACCCCCGCGCCCCCCGTGCGCTCCCGGGCGAAGGCCAGGACCTCCTCCAGGGGGGCCTGAACGTGGAAGGAGAGAAAGCTCCGCACCAAGCCCTATACTAGCCTCTGTGAGCGCCCTCTACCGCCGCGTCCGCCCCCTCACCTTCGCCGAGGTGGTGGGCCAGGAGCATGTGAAGGAGCCCCTCATGCGGGCCATCCGGGAGGGGCGCCTGGCCCAGGCCTACCTCTTCTCCGGGCCGCGGGGGGTGGGGAAGACCACCACCGCCCGGCTCCTGGCCATGGCGGTGGGCTGCCAGGGGGAGGGGGAGCGCCCCTGCGGGACCTGCCCCCACTGCCAGGCGGTGCAGCGGGGGGCCCACCCGGACGTGGTGGAGATCGACGCCGCCAGCAACAACTCCGTGGAGGACGTGCGGGAGCTTCGGGAGAGGATCCTCCTCGCCCCCCTTTCCGCCCCCAAGAAGGTCTTCATCCTGGACGAGGCCCACATGCTCTCCAAAAGCGCCTTCAACGCCCTCCTCAAGACCCTGGAGGAGCCCCCGCCCCACGTCCTCTTCGTCTTCGCCACCACCGAGCCCGAGAGGATGCCCCCCACCATCCTCTCCCGCACCCAGCACTACCGCTTCCGCCGCCTGAGGGAGGAGGAGATCGCCTCCAAGCTCCAGCGCATCCTGGGGGAGATGGGGAGGGAGGCGGAGGAGGATGCCCTCCTCCTGGTGGCCCGGCTGGCGGACGGGGCCATGCGGGATGCGGAAAGCCTTTTGGACCGCCTCCTCCTCCTGGAGGGCCCCCTGACCCGGAAGCGGGTGGAGGAGGCCTTGGGCCTTCCCCCCAAGGAGGCCCTTTCCCGCCTGGCCCGGGGGCTGGCCCGGGGGGATCTCGGGGAGGTGCTCTCGGAAGCCAGGAGGCTTTACGCCCAGGGCTTTGCCCCAAGAAGCCTGGTGGGGGGGCTCATGGAGGTGTTGCGGGAGGCCCTTTACGCTGCCCACGGCCTACCGGGGGAGGGTATGGAGGCCCCGCCCGAGGCCTTGTTGGGGGCTCTCACCGCCCTGGACGAGGCCATGGAGCGCCTTGCCAAGCGCTCGGACCTCCTGGCCCTGGAGGCTTCCTTGTTGCAGGCGGCGAGGGTTTTCCCGGGTAAGGGGGAGGTCCGGCCCGCGGCGGACCTTTCCCCTAGGGAAGCGGCGCAGGCGGGGGCGGCCCTTCCTCAAGGGCCCACCCCCTTGCGTGAACCAGGGGCCTCCGGGGAGGACCTCCCCGAGTTCCACCCCACCCAACCCCTGGCGCCCCCAGGCCTGAAGGAGGCGGGCCCCTCCGGGGGGGTGCCGGGAGGGGAGGGGGAGCTGGCCGGTAGGTGGAGGGCTTTCCTCGAGGCCCTGAAGCCCACCCTCAGGGCCTTTCTCCGGGAGGCCCGGCCCGGCCTGGAAGAGGGGCGCCTTGTGCTCCGTTTCCCCGAGGGCAAGGCCTTCCACCACAAACGGGCGGAGGAGCAAAAGGTCGCCCTGCTTCCCCTGGTGCGGGCCCACTTCGGGGTGGAGGAGGTGGCCTTCCTCCTGGAAAAAAAAAGCCCAAACCCTAGGCCCCTTTCCCGAAACCTCCCCTGGCCGGGGGAAAAACCCGCCCGGGGCGGGCAGGCCGAAGGCCCTAAGGCCTCCGAGCCCTCCTCCCTGACCCCGCCGGAAGAGGCCCCCCAGGGTAGGGGTTCTCCCCAGGGGCCGGCGGTGCCCAGTCCGCGGGAAGTCTTGCCCGAGCCGGCGGAAGGCTTCCCTTTTGAAGACCCCCCTGGCCAGGAGGTTCGGGTGGAGGATCCCGGGGATTCCAACCGGCGCCTGGCGGAGCTCACCCGGCTCCTGGGGGCGCGCCTCCTTTGGGTGCGCAGGCCCAGGCTCCCCGAGGCCGAGGAACCGGTAAGCGAAGACGACATAGGGGGTACTGGTATATAATGCCCACATGACCAAGACCACTGAGCTGGGGCAAGAGACCGTGGAGAACATCCTCAAGCGGCTACGGCGTATTGAAGGCCAGGTGCGGGGCTTGCAGAAGATGGTGGCGGAGGGGCGTCCCTGCGACGAGGTCCTCACCCAGATGACCGCCACCAAAAAGGCCATGGAGGCGGCGGCCACCTTGATTTTGGAGGAGTTCCTCAACATCTGCGCCGCGGAGGTTTCCGAGGGCAAGGTGGACCCCAAAAAGCCCGAGGAGATCGCCACCATGCTGAAGAAGTTCATCTAGTCCCTTGCCGGGTGCCAGGAGCCAGGGCTTAGGGCAGGGCTTCGGGAAGGTGAAGAAGAGGCTTAGGCGCCTCTTGCGGGCCTTTTTTCCTCGAGGGGAGAAGCCGGACGACGCCTTCGCTTTGGCCTTTTTGCAGGGGGAGGAGCGCCTTCTTTACCTTTCCATGGACCCCCGGGACCGGGCCCACGCGGTGCGGGTGGCCCGCAGGCTCCTGAGGCGCTACCCGGACGCTCCCCTCTTTGCCGTCCGGGCCGCCCTTCTCCACGATGCGGGCAAGGCGGTGAGGCCCTACCATCCCCTGGAGCGGATCCTCACGGGGCTTTATGCTCTCCCCGTGCCCCCTTACCCCTTGCGGGGGGGGATCTGGGGGGCGTTTCAGGTGCGCCGCCACCATCCCCTGTATGCGGCGGAGCGCATCCGGGATCCGGAGGTGCGGGCCTTGGTGTTGGAGCACCATCGCCCCCAGAGCCTCTGGGGCCAAAGGCTTCATCAGGCGGACCAGGAGGAATGAACCCCCCTTTTGGGCAAATGCCCCTAGCCAAGCCAGACCCTTAAGGAGTAGGGTATCAAGGAGCAAGGGAGGGCTTATGGAAGAGTTCACTTGGCGCGTGGGCGGCCCCCAAGGGGGTGGGATAGAGACGGCGGCCACCCTGTTTGCCCGGGCGGTGGGCAAGGGCGGCTGGTGGGTGGCCACCAAGCGGGAGTACCACTCCAACATCATGGGGCGGCACTCCTACTTGGATGTGCGCCTTTCGCGAAAACCGGTGGCGGCCTTCCGGGAGAAGGTGGACATGCTGGTGGCCCTGGACGGGGAGACCCTGGCCCGGCACCTGGACGAGGTCCAGCCTAATGGGGCGCTTCTTTACGATCCCCGGGTTTTGGACCTCACGGTGCACAAGCTTCCCATGCTGGACCACCGGGTGGCGGAGGCCCTTTCGGAGCGCTTCGGCAAGCCGGATCCCAGCCTGAGGGATATCCTTGCGGCCTACGTGGACTTGGGGGTCCAGCCCCTGCCTTACCCCTTTGAGGAGGTGGCGGACCGGATTGGGGCGGAGCTGGGCATACCTTCCCTGCAGGCCCGGCGCACCCTGAACACCATCGCCGTGGCGGCGAGCCTCCACTTCCTGGGGTTTCCCTTGGAGCCCTTGCTGGAGGCCCTGGCCCTGCAGTTTAGGGGCAAGGTGCTGGAGCTGAACCAGGCGGTGGCCAGGGCCGTCTACCGGGAGGAGGTGCCCAAGCTGGCCGCCCAGCTCCACCTGAACGGCTACGAGCCCGGGCGGGTCTACCTCACCGGGGCCCAGGCCGCGGCCTTGGGGAAGCTGGCCGGGGGGCTTCGCTTCCAGACCTACTACCCCATAAGCCCCGCCACGGACGAGTCCACCTACCTCGAGGCCCACACCGCCTTCCAGGGGGCGGACGTGGCCGTGGTCCAGACCGAGGACGAGATCGCCGCGGTGACCATGGCCGTGGGGGCGGCCCTCACCGGGGCCAAGGCCGCCACCGCCACCAGCGGCCCCGGCTTCAGCCTCATGGCCGAGGGCATGGGCTTTGCCGGCATGATCGAGGCCCCCTTGGTGGTGACCCTCTACCAGCGGGGTGGGCCCTCCACCGGCCTTCCCACCCGCACGGAGCAGGGGGACCTGATGTTCGCCCTAAGGGGCGGGCACGGGGAGTACCCCCGCTTGGTCCTGGCCTCCGGGGACATCCTGGACGCCTTCCTGGACGCCCAGAAGGCCCTGGCCTGGGCCTGGCGCTACCAGACGGTGGTGGTGCACCTTCTGGACAAGTTCCTGGCCTCCATGGCCCAAAGCCTTCCCAAGGAGGCCCTTAGGGTGCTCGGGCTGGACGGGGAGAAGCGCCTCACGCCCCGGGAGGAGGGGTTTGGACCCTACGAGCGCTACGCGCCCTCGGAGGACGGCATCTCCCCCTTCATCCCCTTGGGGACCCCGGGGGGCTTCTACTGGATGACCTCGGACGAGCACGACCTCGAGGGCCACATCACCGAGGACATCGCCTTGCGGGAGTACCAGATGGAGAAGCGCATGCAAAAGCTCCAGACCGCCCGCAAGGAGATCCCTCTGGAGGACCAGTACACCCTCTTTCGCGATGGCGAGATCCTGGTCCTGGGCTGGGGCACGGTGAAGGGCACCCTCCTGGAGGCCCTGGACCACCTGCCGGGGGTGGGGTATCTGCACCTCAGGCTCCTTTGGCCCTTCCCCGAGATCGCCCACCTCCTCGAGGGGAAGAGGCTGGTCACGGTGGAGCACAACTACTCGGGGCAGCTTGCCGACCTGGTGCAGCAGGAAACCCTGAAGCGGATCCATCACCGCATCGTGAAGTACAA
This window encodes:
- a CDS encoding 2-oxoacid:acceptor oxidoreductase subunit alpha gives rise to the protein MEEFTWRVGGPQGGGIETAATLFARAVGKGGWWVATKREYHSNIMGRHSYLDVRLSRKPVAAFREKVDMLVALDGETLARHLDEVQPNGALLYDPRVLDLTVHKLPMLDHRVAEALSERFGKPDPSLRDILAAYVDLGVQPLPYPFEEVADRIGAELGIPSLQARRTLNTIAVAASLHFLGFPLEPLLEALALQFRGKVLELNQAVARAVYREEVPKLAAQLHLNGYEPGRVYLTGAQAAALGKLAGGLRFQTYYPISPATDESTYLEAHTAFQGADVAVVQTEDEIAAVTMAVGAALTGAKAATATSGPGFSLMAEGMGFAGMIEAPLVVTLYQRGGPSTGLPTRTEQGDLMFALRGGHGEYPRLVLASGDILDAFLDAQKALAWAWRYQTVVVHLLDKFLASMAQSLPKEALRVLGLDGEKRLTPREEGFGPYERYAPSEDGISPFIPLGTPGGFYWMTSDEHDLEGHITEDIALREYQMEKRMQKLQTARKEIPLEDQYTLFRDGEILVLGWGTVKGTLLEALDHLPGVGYLHLRLLWPFPEIAHLLEGKRLVTVEHNYSGQLADLVQQETLKRIHHRIVKYNGRPITLDEAVEALRRVASKEAPERLVLRKGV
- a CDS encoding metal-sensitive transcriptional regulator, with protein sequence MTKTTELGQETVENILKRLRRIEGQVRGLQKMVAEGRPCDEVLTQMTATKKAMEAAATLILEEFLNICAAEVSEGKVDPKKPEEIATMLKKFI
- the dnaX gene encoding DNA polymerase III subunit gamma/tau — encoded protein: MSALYRRVRPLTFAEVVGQEHVKEPLMRAIREGRLAQAYLFSGPRGVGKTTTARLLAMAVGCQGEGERPCGTCPHCQAVQRGAHPDVVEIDAASNNSVEDVRELRERILLAPLSAPKKVFILDEAHMLSKSAFNALLKTLEEPPPHVLFVFATTEPERMPPTILSRTQHYRFRRLREEEIASKLQRILGEMGREAEEDALLLVARLADGAMRDAESLLDRLLLLEGPLTRKRVEEALGLPPKEALSRLARGLARGDLGEVLSEARRLYAQGFAPRSLVGGLMEVLREALYAAHGLPGEGMEAPPEALLGALTALDEAMERLAKRSDLLALEASLLQAARVFPGKGEVRPAADLSPREAAQAGAALPQGPTPLREPGASGEDLPEFHPTQPLAPPGLKEAGPSGGVPGGEGELAGRWRAFLEALKPTLRAFLREARPGLEEGRLVLRFPEGKAFHHKRAEEQKVALLPLVRAHFGVEEVAFLLEKKSPNPRPLSRNLPWPGEKPARGGQAEGPKASEPSSLTPPEEAPQGRGSPQGPAVPSPREVLPEPAEGFPFEDPPGQEVRVEDPGDSNRRLAELTRLLGARLLWVRRPRLPEAEEPVSEDDIGGTGI
- a CDS encoding HD domain-containing protein, encoding MKKRLRRLLRAFFPRGEKPDDAFALAFLQGEERLLYLSMDPRDRAHAVRVARRLLRRYPDAPLFAVRAALLHDAGKAVRPYHPLERILTGLYALPVPPYPLRGGIWGAFQVRRHHPLYAAERIRDPEVRALVLEHHRPQSLWGQRLHQADQEE